Proteins co-encoded in one Cyprinus carpio isolate SPL01 chromosome B5, ASM1834038v1, whole genome shotgun sequence genomic window:
- the slc25a25b gene encoding calcium-binding mitochondrial carrier protein SCaMC-2-B isoform X1, whose amino-acid sequence MHQRGSFVSPLLSGVFCQCRSEEYQGSDPVGGGGGRTPVSETSLSEHRHDESCDSPHHCPVCGGPEQEHRLKVLFQILDVNGDGGICVNDLTIGLKKLGLHRTEHELKKIVKAGDKDLDGQLDFEEFVHYLRDHEKKLRLVFKSLDKKNDGHIDSQEIMQSLRDLGVHISEEQAEKILKSMDKNGKMTIDWNEWRDYHLLHPADNIPEIILYWKHSTIFDVGESMMVPDEFTAEEKKMGMLWRHLVAGGGAGAVSRTCTAPLDRLKVLMQVHASRSNTMGITGGFAQMIREGGLRSLWRGNGINVLKIAPESAIKFMAYEQIKRLIGSNQETLGILERLVAGSLAGAIAQSSIYPMEVLKTRLALGRTGQYSGIMDCAKHIFKKEGLTAFYKGYIPNMLGIIPYAGIDLAVYETLKNSWLQRFATDSADPGVFVLLACGTMSSTCGQLASYPLALVRTRMQAQAATQEGSPQMTMTGLFRHIVRTEGAIGLYRGLAPNFMKVIPAVSISYVVYENLKITLGVQSR is encoded by the exons ATGCATCAGCGGGGATCGTTCGTCTCTCCGTTGCTCAGCGGTGTTTTCTGCCAGTGCCGCTCGGAGGAGTATCAGGGCTCGGACCCCGTTGGAGGTGGAGGTGGTCGGACTCCGGTCTCCGAGACCTCTCTATCCGAGCACCGTCATGATGAGTCCTGCGACTCCCCGCATCACTGCCCGGTGTGCGGCGGACCCGAGCAGGAGCATCGGCTCAAGGTGCTCTTCCAGATCCTGGATGTCAACGGAGACGGAGGCATCTGTGTCAACGACCTGACCATCGGACTGAAAAAGCTGGGGCTCCATCGCACTGAACACGAGCTCAAG AAAATCGTCAAGGCTGGAGACAAAGACTTGGATGGTCAGTTGGACTTTGAGGAGTTTGTGCACTACCTCAGGGACCATGAGAAAAAACTGCGGCTGGTCTTCAAGAGCCTTGACAAAAAGAACGATG GTCACATAGATTCACAGGAGATCATGCAGTCACTAAGAGACCTCGGGGTTCATATATCTGAGGAACAGGCTGAAAAGATCCTCAAgag TATGGATAAAAACGGTAAGATGACGATTGATTGGAATGAATGGAGAGATTACCATCTGCTTCATCCTGCTGACAACATTCCTGAAATCATCCTCTACTGGAAACACTCTACG ATATTTGATGTTGGGGAAAGTATGATGGTCCCTGATGAGTTTACGGCGGAGGAGAAGAAAATGGGAATGTTGTGGCGACACCTGGTAGCAGGAGGTGGAGCTGGCGCAGTGTCCCGTACCTGTACTGCACCCCTGGACCGCCTTAAGGTTCTCATGCAG GTTCATGCGTCACGCAGCAACACCATGGGCATCACCGGAGGATTCGCCCAAATGATCCGTGAGGGTGGACTTCGGTCACTGTGGCGAGGGAACGGTATCAACGTTTTGAAGATCGCACCTGAATCTGCTATCAAGTTCATGGCGTATGAGCAG ATTAAGCGGCTGATTGGCAGCAATCAGGAGACGTTGGGAATCCTGGAGAGGCTGGTTGCTGGGTCTCTCGCAGGAGCGATTGCTCAGAGCAGCATCTACCCCATGGAG gttttaaaaactcGTCTTGCCTTGGGAAGGACGGGTCAGTACTCTGGTATCATGGACTGTGCTAAACATATATTTAAGAAGGAGGGACTGACAGCCTTCTATAAAGGTTATATTCCCAATATGTTGGGAATCATCCCTTATGCGGGAATAGACCTGGCTGTTTATGAG ACATTAAAAAACTCGTGGCTGCAGAGGTTTGCTACAGACAGCGCCGATCCGGGTGTGTTTGTGCTGCTAGCCTGTGGTACAATGTCTAGTACTTGTGGACAGTTAGCAAGCTATCCATTAGCCTTAGTGAGGACACGAATGCAGGCTCAAG CAGCTACTCAGGAAGGCAGCCCACAGATGACCATGACTGGTCTCTTCAGACACATTGTACGGACAGAGGGCGCTATTGGACTCTATAGAGGCTTGGCACCCAACTTTATGAAGGTCATTCCTGCTGTTAGCATCAGCTATGTGGTGTATGAGAACCTAAAGATCACCCTTGGCGTCCAGTCCCGGTGA
- the slc25a25b gene encoding calcium-binding mitochondrial carrier protein SCaMC-2-B isoform X2 — MHQRGSFVSPLLSGVFCQCRSEEYQGSDPVGGGGGRTPVSETSLSEHRHDESCDSPHHCPVCGGPEQEHRLKVLFQILDVNGDGGICVNDLTIGLKKLGLHRTEHELKKIVKAGDKDLDGQLDFEEFVHYLRDHEKKLRLVFKSLDKKNDGHIDSQEIMQSLRDLGVHISEEQAEKILKSMDKNGKMTIDWNEWRDYHLLHPADNIPEIILYWKHSTIFDVGESMMVPDEFTAEEKKMGMLWRHLVAGGGAGAVSRTCTAPLDRLKVLMQVHASRSNTMGITGGFAQMIREGGLRSLWRGNGINVLKIAPESAIKFMAYEQIKRLIGSNQETLGILERLVAGSLAGAIAQSSIYPMEVLKTRLALGRTGQYSGIMDCAKHIFKKEGLTAFYKGYIPNMLGIIPYAGIDLAVYETLKNSWLQRFATDSADPGVFVLLACGTMSSTCGQLASYPLALVRTRMQAQATQEGSPQMTMTGLFRHIVRTEGAIGLYRGLAPNFMKVIPAVSISYVVYENLKITLGVQSR, encoded by the exons ATGCATCAGCGGGGATCGTTCGTCTCTCCGTTGCTCAGCGGTGTTTTCTGCCAGTGCCGCTCGGAGGAGTATCAGGGCTCGGACCCCGTTGGAGGTGGAGGTGGTCGGACTCCGGTCTCCGAGACCTCTCTATCCGAGCACCGTCATGATGAGTCCTGCGACTCCCCGCATCACTGCCCGGTGTGCGGCGGACCCGAGCAGGAGCATCGGCTCAAGGTGCTCTTCCAGATCCTGGATGTCAACGGAGACGGAGGCATCTGTGTCAACGACCTGACCATCGGACTGAAAAAGCTGGGGCTCCATCGCACTGAACACGAGCTCAAG AAAATCGTCAAGGCTGGAGACAAAGACTTGGATGGTCAGTTGGACTTTGAGGAGTTTGTGCACTACCTCAGGGACCATGAGAAAAAACTGCGGCTGGTCTTCAAGAGCCTTGACAAAAAGAACGATG GTCACATAGATTCACAGGAGATCATGCAGTCACTAAGAGACCTCGGGGTTCATATATCTGAGGAACAGGCTGAAAAGATCCTCAAgag TATGGATAAAAACGGTAAGATGACGATTGATTGGAATGAATGGAGAGATTACCATCTGCTTCATCCTGCTGACAACATTCCTGAAATCATCCTCTACTGGAAACACTCTACG ATATTTGATGTTGGGGAAAGTATGATGGTCCCTGATGAGTTTACGGCGGAGGAGAAGAAAATGGGAATGTTGTGGCGACACCTGGTAGCAGGAGGTGGAGCTGGCGCAGTGTCCCGTACCTGTACTGCACCCCTGGACCGCCTTAAGGTTCTCATGCAG GTTCATGCGTCACGCAGCAACACCATGGGCATCACCGGAGGATTCGCCCAAATGATCCGTGAGGGTGGACTTCGGTCACTGTGGCGAGGGAACGGTATCAACGTTTTGAAGATCGCACCTGAATCTGCTATCAAGTTCATGGCGTATGAGCAG ATTAAGCGGCTGATTGGCAGCAATCAGGAGACGTTGGGAATCCTGGAGAGGCTGGTTGCTGGGTCTCTCGCAGGAGCGATTGCTCAGAGCAGCATCTACCCCATGGAG gttttaaaaactcGTCTTGCCTTGGGAAGGACGGGTCAGTACTCTGGTATCATGGACTGTGCTAAACATATATTTAAGAAGGAGGGACTGACAGCCTTCTATAAAGGTTATATTCCCAATATGTTGGGAATCATCCCTTATGCGGGAATAGACCTGGCTGTTTATGAG ACATTAAAAAACTCGTGGCTGCAGAGGTTTGCTACAGACAGCGCCGATCCGGGTGTGTTTGTGCTGCTAGCCTGTGGTACAATGTCTAGTACTTGTGGACAGTTAGCAAGCTATCCATTAGCCTTAGTGAGGACACGAATGCAGGCTCAAG CTACTCAGGAAGGCAGCCCACAGATGACCATGACTGGTCTCTTCAGACACATTGTACGGACAGAGGGCGCTATTGGACTCTATAGAGGCTTGGCACCCAACTTTATGAAGGTCATTCCTGCTGTTAGCATCAGCTATGTGGTGTATGAGAACCTAAAGATCACCCTTGGCGTCCAGTCCCGGTGA
- the slc25a25b gene encoding calcium-binding mitochondrial carrier protein SCaMC-2-B isoform X3 has product MLNELWSSLSQWLLGVTACEHDTAGPPDGLKERNIENAAQKEGQRGPGTQADSVGREKSTVFPKKTTVLIMVAPPKDLQQKIVKAGDKDLDGQLDFEEFVHYLRDHEKKLRLVFKSLDKKNDGHIDSQEIMQSLRDLGVHISEEQAEKILKSMDKNGKMTIDWNEWRDYHLLHPADNIPEIILYWKHSTIFDVGESMMVPDEFTAEEKKMGMLWRHLVAGGGAGAVSRTCTAPLDRLKVLMQVHASRSNTMGITGGFAQMIREGGLRSLWRGNGINVLKIAPESAIKFMAYEQIKRLIGSNQETLGILERLVAGSLAGAIAQSSIYPMEVLKTRLALGRTGQYSGIMDCAKHIFKKEGLTAFYKGYIPNMLGIIPYAGIDLAVYETLKNSWLQRFATDSADPGVFVLLACGTMSSTCGQLASYPLALVRTRMQAQAATQEGSPQMTMTGLFRHIVRTEGAIGLYRGLAPNFMKVIPAVSISYVVYENLKITLGVQSR; this is encoded by the exons ATGCTCAACGAACTTTGGTCATCCCTGTCCCAGTGGCTTCTGGGAGTAACAGCGTGCGAACATGATACCGCAGGGCCACCTGACGGACTAAAGGAACGAAACATAGAAAATGCTGCACAAAAGGAAGGCCAGAGGGGACCAGGCACACAGGCAGATTCAGTCGGTCGAGAAAAGAGCACAGTATTTCCAAAGAAAACTACAGTGCTGATCATGGTGGCGCCTCCTAAGGATCTTCAGCAG AAAATCGTCAAGGCTGGAGACAAAGACTTGGATGGTCAGTTGGACTTTGAGGAGTTTGTGCACTACCTCAGGGACCATGAGAAAAAACTGCGGCTGGTCTTCAAGAGCCTTGACAAAAAGAACGATG GTCACATAGATTCACAGGAGATCATGCAGTCACTAAGAGACCTCGGGGTTCATATATCTGAGGAACAGGCTGAAAAGATCCTCAAgag TATGGATAAAAACGGTAAGATGACGATTGATTGGAATGAATGGAGAGATTACCATCTGCTTCATCCTGCTGACAACATTCCTGAAATCATCCTCTACTGGAAACACTCTACG ATATTTGATGTTGGGGAAAGTATGATGGTCCCTGATGAGTTTACGGCGGAGGAGAAGAAAATGGGAATGTTGTGGCGACACCTGGTAGCAGGAGGTGGAGCTGGCGCAGTGTCCCGTACCTGTACTGCACCCCTGGACCGCCTTAAGGTTCTCATGCAG GTTCATGCGTCACGCAGCAACACCATGGGCATCACCGGAGGATTCGCCCAAATGATCCGTGAGGGTGGACTTCGGTCACTGTGGCGAGGGAACGGTATCAACGTTTTGAAGATCGCACCTGAATCTGCTATCAAGTTCATGGCGTATGAGCAG ATTAAGCGGCTGATTGGCAGCAATCAGGAGACGTTGGGAATCCTGGAGAGGCTGGTTGCTGGGTCTCTCGCAGGAGCGATTGCTCAGAGCAGCATCTACCCCATGGAG gttttaaaaactcGTCTTGCCTTGGGAAGGACGGGTCAGTACTCTGGTATCATGGACTGTGCTAAACATATATTTAAGAAGGAGGGACTGACAGCCTTCTATAAAGGTTATATTCCCAATATGTTGGGAATCATCCCTTATGCGGGAATAGACCTGGCTGTTTATGAG ACATTAAAAAACTCGTGGCTGCAGAGGTTTGCTACAGACAGCGCCGATCCGGGTGTGTTTGTGCTGCTAGCCTGTGGTACAATGTCTAGTACTTGTGGACAGTTAGCAAGCTATCCATTAGCCTTAGTGAGGACACGAATGCAGGCTCAAG CAGCTACTCAGGAAGGCAGCCCACAGATGACCATGACTGGTCTCTTCAGACACATTGTACGGACAGAGGGCGCTATTGGACTCTATAGAGGCTTGGCACCCAACTTTATGAAGGTCATTCCTGCTGTTAGCATCAGCTATGTGGTGTATGAGAACCTAAAGATCACCCTTGGCGTCCAGTCCCGGTGA
- the slc25a25b gene encoding calcium-binding mitochondrial carrier protein SCaMC-2-B isoform X6 → MLCLCLYLPVDISERIELQYFESDSLPVQLKSLFKLSLFLPSQEFDSYRKWRKKIVKAGDKDLDGQLDFEEFVHYLRDHEKKLRLVFKSLDKKNDGHIDSQEIMQSLRDLGVHISEEQAEKILKSMDKNGKMTIDWNEWRDYHLLHPADNIPEIILYWKHSTIFDVGESMMVPDEFTAEEKKMGMLWRHLVAGGGAGAVSRTCTAPLDRLKVLMQVHASRSNTMGITGGFAQMIREGGLRSLWRGNGINVLKIAPESAIKFMAYEQIKRLIGSNQETLGILERLVAGSLAGAIAQSSIYPMEVLKTRLALGRTGQYSGIMDCAKHIFKKEGLTAFYKGYIPNMLGIIPYAGIDLAVYETLKNSWLQRFATDSADPGVFVLLACGTMSSTCGQLASYPLALVRTRMQAQATQEGSPQMTMTGLFRHIVRTEGAIGLYRGLAPNFMKVIPAVSISYVVYENLKITLGVQSR, encoded by the exons atgttgtgtttgtgtctttacTTGCCTGTCGATATCTCAGAACGGATAGAATTACAGTATTTTGAGTCTGATAGTTTACCAGTGCAGTTGAAGTCTCTTTTCAAGTTGAGTTTATTTCTTCCATCACAAGAATTCGATTCATACAGGAAATGGCGAAAG AAAATCGTCAAGGCTGGAGACAAAGACTTGGATGGTCAGTTGGACTTTGAGGAGTTTGTGCACTACCTCAGGGACCATGAGAAAAAACTGCGGCTGGTCTTCAAGAGCCTTGACAAAAAGAACGATG GTCACATAGATTCACAGGAGATCATGCAGTCACTAAGAGACCTCGGGGTTCATATATCTGAGGAACAGGCTGAAAAGATCCTCAAgag TATGGATAAAAACGGTAAGATGACGATTGATTGGAATGAATGGAGAGATTACCATCTGCTTCATCCTGCTGACAACATTCCTGAAATCATCCTCTACTGGAAACACTCTACG ATATTTGATGTTGGGGAAAGTATGATGGTCCCTGATGAGTTTACGGCGGAGGAGAAGAAAATGGGAATGTTGTGGCGACACCTGGTAGCAGGAGGTGGAGCTGGCGCAGTGTCCCGTACCTGTACTGCACCCCTGGACCGCCTTAAGGTTCTCATGCAG GTTCATGCGTCACGCAGCAACACCATGGGCATCACCGGAGGATTCGCCCAAATGATCCGTGAGGGTGGACTTCGGTCACTGTGGCGAGGGAACGGTATCAACGTTTTGAAGATCGCACCTGAATCTGCTATCAAGTTCATGGCGTATGAGCAG ATTAAGCGGCTGATTGGCAGCAATCAGGAGACGTTGGGAATCCTGGAGAGGCTGGTTGCTGGGTCTCTCGCAGGAGCGATTGCTCAGAGCAGCATCTACCCCATGGAG gttttaaaaactcGTCTTGCCTTGGGAAGGACGGGTCAGTACTCTGGTATCATGGACTGTGCTAAACATATATTTAAGAAGGAGGGACTGACAGCCTTCTATAAAGGTTATATTCCCAATATGTTGGGAATCATCCCTTATGCGGGAATAGACCTGGCTGTTTATGAG ACATTAAAAAACTCGTGGCTGCAGAGGTTTGCTACAGACAGCGCCGATCCGGGTGTGTTTGTGCTGCTAGCCTGTGGTACAATGTCTAGTACTTGTGGACAGTTAGCAAGCTATCCATTAGCCTTAGTGAGGACACGAATGCAGGCTCAAG CTACTCAGGAAGGCAGCCCACAGATGACCATGACTGGTCTCTTCAGACACATTGTACGGACAGAGGGCGCTATTGGACTCTATAGAGGCTTGGCACCCAACTTTATGAAGGTCATTCCTGCTGTTAGCATCAGCTATGTGGTGTATGAGAACCTAAAGATCACCCTTGGCGTCCAGTCCCGGTGA
- the slc25a25b gene encoding calcium-binding mitochondrial carrier protein SCaMC-2-B isoform X4: MLCLCLYLPVDISERIELQYFESDSLPVQLKSLFKLSLFLPSQEFDSYRKWRKKIVKAGDKDLDGQLDFEEFVHYLRDHEKKLRLVFKSLDKKNDGHIDSQEIMQSLRDLGVHISEEQAEKILKSMDKNGKMTIDWNEWRDYHLLHPADNIPEIILYWKHSTIFDVGESMMVPDEFTAEEKKMGMLWRHLVAGGGAGAVSRTCTAPLDRLKVLMQVHASRSNTMGITGGFAQMIREGGLRSLWRGNGINVLKIAPESAIKFMAYEQIKRLIGSNQETLGILERLVAGSLAGAIAQSSIYPMEVLKTRLALGRTGQYSGIMDCAKHIFKKEGLTAFYKGYIPNMLGIIPYAGIDLAVYETLKNSWLQRFATDSADPGVFVLLACGTMSSTCGQLASYPLALVRTRMQAQAATQEGSPQMTMTGLFRHIVRTEGAIGLYRGLAPNFMKVIPAVSISYVVYENLKITLGVQSR, from the exons atgttgtgtttgtgtctttacTTGCCTGTCGATATCTCAGAACGGATAGAATTACAGTATTTTGAGTCTGATAGTTTACCAGTGCAGTTGAAGTCTCTTTTCAAGTTGAGTTTATTTCTTCCATCACAAGAATTCGATTCATACAGGAAATGGCGAAAG AAAATCGTCAAGGCTGGAGACAAAGACTTGGATGGTCAGTTGGACTTTGAGGAGTTTGTGCACTACCTCAGGGACCATGAGAAAAAACTGCGGCTGGTCTTCAAGAGCCTTGACAAAAAGAACGATG GTCACATAGATTCACAGGAGATCATGCAGTCACTAAGAGACCTCGGGGTTCATATATCTGAGGAACAGGCTGAAAAGATCCTCAAgag TATGGATAAAAACGGTAAGATGACGATTGATTGGAATGAATGGAGAGATTACCATCTGCTTCATCCTGCTGACAACATTCCTGAAATCATCCTCTACTGGAAACACTCTACG ATATTTGATGTTGGGGAAAGTATGATGGTCCCTGATGAGTTTACGGCGGAGGAGAAGAAAATGGGAATGTTGTGGCGACACCTGGTAGCAGGAGGTGGAGCTGGCGCAGTGTCCCGTACCTGTACTGCACCCCTGGACCGCCTTAAGGTTCTCATGCAG GTTCATGCGTCACGCAGCAACACCATGGGCATCACCGGAGGATTCGCCCAAATGATCCGTGAGGGTGGACTTCGGTCACTGTGGCGAGGGAACGGTATCAACGTTTTGAAGATCGCACCTGAATCTGCTATCAAGTTCATGGCGTATGAGCAG ATTAAGCGGCTGATTGGCAGCAATCAGGAGACGTTGGGAATCCTGGAGAGGCTGGTTGCTGGGTCTCTCGCAGGAGCGATTGCTCAGAGCAGCATCTACCCCATGGAG gttttaaaaactcGTCTTGCCTTGGGAAGGACGGGTCAGTACTCTGGTATCATGGACTGTGCTAAACATATATTTAAGAAGGAGGGACTGACAGCCTTCTATAAAGGTTATATTCCCAATATGTTGGGAATCATCCCTTATGCGGGAATAGACCTGGCTGTTTATGAG ACATTAAAAAACTCGTGGCTGCAGAGGTTTGCTACAGACAGCGCCGATCCGGGTGTGTTTGTGCTGCTAGCCTGTGGTACAATGTCTAGTACTTGTGGACAGTTAGCAAGCTATCCATTAGCCTTAGTGAGGACACGAATGCAGGCTCAAG CAGCTACTCAGGAAGGCAGCCCACAGATGACCATGACTGGTCTCTTCAGACACATTGTACGGACAGAGGGCGCTATTGGACTCTATAGAGGCTTGGCACCCAACTTTATGAAGGTCATTCCTGCTGTTAGCATCAGCTATGTGGTGTATGAGAACCTAAAGATCACCCTTGGCGTCCAGTCCCGGTGA
- the slc25a25b gene encoding calcium-binding mitochondrial carrier protein SCaMC-2-B isoform X5, with product MCVNVFGHTRSVSVSLSLSPSCDPTPTLSLCSSYQNKEGSYMYPYNVVSCGLFPACLPCSAFSFHLLIHLCCFHLAFLSMDKNGKMTIDWNEWRDYHLLHPADNIPEIILYWKHSTIFDVGESMMVPDEFTAEEKKMGMLWRHLVAGGGAGAVSRTCTAPLDRLKVLMQVHASRSNTMGITGGFAQMIREGGLRSLWRGNGINVLKIAPESAIKFMAYEQIKRLIGSNQETLGILERLVAGSLAGAIAQSSIYPMEVLKTRLALGRTGQYSGIMDCAKHIFKKEGLTAFYKGYIPNMLGIIPYAGIDLAVYETLKNSWLQRFATDSADPGVFVLLACGTMSSTCGQLASYPLALVRTRMQAQAATQEGSPQMTMTGLFRHIVRTEGAIGLYRGLAPNFMKVIPAVSISYVVYENLKITLGVQSR from the exons atgtgtgtaaatgtctTTGGTCATACGCgttctgtctctgtttctttATCACTCTCTCCTTCTTGTGATCCCacccccactctctctctctgctcatctTATCAGAATAAGGAGGGGTCATATATGTACCCCTATAATGTAGTAAGTTGTGGTCTTTTCCCTGCATGTTTGCCTTGCTCtgctttttcttttcatctgCTGATTCATCTGTGCTgttttcatttagcatttttgag TATGGATAAAAACGGTAAGATGACGATTGATTGGAATGAATGGAGAGATTACCATCTGCTTCATCCTGCTGACAACATTCCTGAAATCATCCTCTACTGGAAACACTCTACG ATATTTGATGTTGGGGAAAGTATGATGGTCCCTGATGAGTTTACGGCGGAGGAGAAGAAAATGGGAATGTTGTGGCGACACCTGGTAGCAGGAGGTGGAGCTGGCGCAGTGTCCCGTACCTGTACTGCACCCCTGGACCGCCTTAAGGTTCTCATGCAG GTTCATGCGTCACGCAGCAACACCATGGGCATCACCGGAGGATTCGCCCAAATGATCCGTGAGGGTGGACTTCGGTCACTGTGGCGAGGGAACGGTATCAACGTTTTGAAGATCGCACCTGAATCTGCTATCAAGTTCATGGCGTATGAGCAG ATTAAGCGGCTGATTGGCAGCAATCAGGAGACGTTGGGAATCCTGGAGAGGCTGGTTGCTGGGTCTCTCGCAGGAGCGATTGCTCAGAGCAGCATCTACCCCATGGAG gttttaaaaactcGTCTTGCCTTGGGAAGGACGGGTCAGTACTCTGGTATCATGGACTGTGCTAAACATATATTTAAGAAGGAGGGACTGACAGCCTTCTATAAAGGTTATATTCCCAATATGTTGGGAATCATCCCTTATGCGGGAATAGACCTGGCTGTTTATGAG ACATTAAAAAACTCGTGGCTGCAGAGGTTTGCTACAGACAGCGCCGATCCGGGTGTGTTTGTGCTGCTAGCCTGTGGTACAATGTCTAGTACTTGTGGACAGTTAGCAAGCTATCCATTAGCCTTAGTGAGGACACGAATGCAGGCTCAAG CAGCTACTCAGGAAGGCAGCCCACAGATGACCATGACTGGTCTCTTCAGACACATTGTACGGACAGAGGGCGCTATTGGACTCTATAGAGGCTTGGCACCCAACTTTATGAAGGTCATTCCTGCTGTTAGCATCAGCTATGTGGTGTATGAGAACCTAAAGATCACCCTTGGCGTCCAGTCCCGGTGA